The genomic window TCAGGTCGATCGGGACCTCGCCCGCGTTCTTGCCGCGGGCGTGCACGGCGGTGGCCGCGCCCGTCATCATGACGCCGATGGAGGCCGCCTGCCACGCCTGGTGCAGCCGGTCGCGCCAGAGCAGCGCGCGCACGTGCAGCTGTTCGTCGGTGAGTTCGGCGATCTGTTCGGCGGTCAGCGCCTCGGTGTGCGAGGCGGCGTTGATCAGTTCGGCGGTCGCGGCGAAGCGGCGGGCGGTGGCGATGACCCGGGAGGTGGCCCGCGCGGTGGCCGCGGTGCTCGCCAAACCCGTTGGCATCGGCGGCTTTCCGTGCGGCTGGAGCGGGATCTCGTCGGGGATGTTGCCGTAGGCGTCGCGGCGGATGCTCTCCTCGTCCCAGCCCGGCATGTTCTCGGCGGCGAGCACGCCGATCGAGGCGTTGATGTAGATGTGGTGTCCGAGCACGGTGGTCACCCGGCTCGTCCAGTGCTCCAAGGCGATTCCGTCGAGCGCGATCATGGTGCCCATCGCCTCGTTGGCGAGCCGGATGGCGCCCGCGTGCAGGTCGATGGTGAGCGGCGTCATCGGGCCGGGCAGCGCCTCGGAGGTGTTCGTCGCGGTGTGCACCGGATAGCGCGGGTCGACGCGGTCGTCGAACTCGCCCTCGAGACCTTCGGGCGCGACGTCGACCAAGCGGTGCCGGTCCGACGTGGCGGCACGCGAGGGAATGACATGGGACGGCAACGGAATCGCGCCGCTGCGGGTACGGAAGGAACCGCCCGACGGCTTGCGGCCGACGAGTCCGCGCACCAGATCGGCCGCCGTCTCGACCGCGGTCCAGCCGCACCGGAAGCCCCAGTCCTCCTGCGCCGCCGTGGAATTCAGCAGCGGTCTGCGCGCGGACCAGCCCGGCACCCAGGCGGAGTAGCGGACCTTGGCGGCGCGCATCATCGCGCGCACTTCGTCGGTCGTCACCAGGCCCGGCGCGGCCAGTTCGACGACGCCGACCCGCGGCGAGGTCGCCGCCAGCACCAGGAAGCGGTCCAAGTCGTCGCTGTGCAGCAGCTGGAAGCCGCCGCCGGACTTGGCGCCGAGGATCGGTTCGAGGGCGCGCCGAGTCTCGTGACCGATGCGGCGACCGGCGACCAGCGCGGTGCGGATCAGCAGGTGATCGGCTCCCGATGTCCGAAGCCGCTCGGCGACTTCGGATTCCGGAACGCCGGCCGAGCGCGCCCCCGCGACGACCGGAACCACCACGCGCGCATCGGCTTCCCGTGCGGCCGCGGCCACCGCGCCGACGGCGGGACCGGCCAGGTGGACGACGGTGTCGCACCCCGCGACGGCGCGGGCGCAGGCCGCGGCATCGGCCGGATCACCCGCGGTGAACCGCACGCGGGGGTCGACGAAGCGGTGCCACCGGCGGTCCAGACCGGCCACGTCGTGCCCGGCGGCCAACAGCATGCGCGCCACCGCCCGACCGCTCGGTTCGGTGATTCCGGTGATCAGGACCCGCATCGATATCCTCTCCTCACTGCGCCACCCACAAACGTGACGCCGTTCACACACCTTTGCCAGTGCGCGACCGCCCGAACCGGTTCAGTCCCACTGAGCGGGAGGGGGCTATCGGCCACCGAGATGACCGGTGTCCGGGCGCCCGGCGAGGGGCGACTGTCGCAGGCATGAGGGAAACTGTGGGCACGGCGGCCCGGTCGGTCGCGCCGCGGGCCGCGGCGGAGGTCGGCGCCTACGACATCGACACCGACGTCCTCGTCGTCGGCTACGGATGTGCCGGAGCGGCAGCGGCTTTCGAGGCGGCCGAGGCGGGCGCGCGGGTGCTGGTGCTGGAACGCTCGGGCGGGCCGGGCGGCGCGTCGGCGATGTCGGGCGGCGAGATCTACCTCGGCGGCGGCACACCCATCCAGCAGGCCTGCGGCTTCACCGACACCCCCGAGCAGATGGCGGCGTTCCTGCGCGCCGCGCTCGGCCCCGGCGCGGACGAGGCGAAGATCGAGCGCTACTGCGCCGACAGCGTCGCGCACTTCCACTGGCTCGTCGCGCGCGGCGTGCCGTTCAAGCCGAGCCTGTGGGACGCGCCTGCCTGGGTGCCGCCGACCGACGACGGACTCATGTGGCTCGGCGAGAACAGCTGGCCGTTCACCGAACTCGCGACACCCGCTCCGCGCGGGCACCGGCCCGCCGCCAACGACTTCGGTGGCCGCCTGCTGATGGAGGTGCTCACCGCGGCGGCCGAGAACGCCGGCGCCCAGGCGCGATTCGACAGCTACGCGACGAACCTGATCCGCGCCGAGGACGGCACGATCACCGGCGTCGTGGCGCGCCGCTACGGCCGCGAGTTCACGGTGCGCGCGCGGCGCGGCGTCGTGCTCACCACGGGCGGATTCGTCGACGACGATCGGATGCTCGCCGCGCACGCCCCGCGGCTGCTGCACCACACGAAGGTCAGCGCGGGCACCGACGACGGCAGCGGCATCCGGATGGCGCAGGCGGTGGGCGCGGCGGTGCGCCACATGTCCGCGGGGCAGGTCGGCATCTCGTTGATACCCGGCTTCGCGGCCCGCGGCATGGTCGTCAACGGACGCGGCGCGCGTTTCGTCAACGAGGACACCTACCCCGGCCGCATCGGCCAGGCCGCGCTGTTCCGGCAGGACATGGACGTCTGGGTGGTGCTGGACGAACAGGCCTACGAGGCGGTGCCCGAACCGCAGCGCTGGGGCGTGCGCCCGACCCACGTCGCCGAGACCGCCGAGGAACTCGAACAGCTGCTCGGCACGCCGCCAGGCGCACTCGCGGCCACCATCGCGCGATACAACGAATTCGCCGCGCGCGGAACGGATCCCGACTTCCACAAGGCGGCGCGGTGGCTGCGTCCGCTGACCCCGCCACTGGCCGCCATCGACGTGCGCGCCGGTGTGCGCCCGCCGGCGGAGACCGGCGACCGGCGCGGGACCGGCGCGTCGGTGTTCACCCTCGGCGGCCTGCACACCACCGTGGACGGCGAGGTGCTCGATCTCGGCGGCGCGCCGATCCCCGGCCTGTTCGCCGCCGGACGCGCCGGCTCCGGATTGCACGGTGAGGGCTACATCAGCGGCACCTCGCTGGGCGACGGCACGTTCTTCGGCCGCCTCGCGGGCCGCGCCGCCGCCCGCTGAGCGCGGAGAACCCCAGCTCACACGGTTCCGATCACCGGGACTGACACCACCGGACGAGGGGCGGACGGCCCTAGCGTCACCACCATGGCGGGGGCCGCGCAGGCGGTCCCCGCCCGACGAAACACAGGAGGACACCCGTCATGACCAACAAGGTGCTCGATCGGGTCCGGGATCTGCTTCCGGCGATCCGCGAACGAGCCGCGGACACCGACGCGCAGCGGCGGGTTCCGGTGCAGAGCATCCGGGAGCTGACCGAGGCAGGCGTGTTCCGGATGCTGCAGCCCGCCCGGTTCGGTGGTGACGAGTCCTCCCCCGTGGACTTCTACGAGGTGATCCGCGCGATCGCCTCGGCGTGCCCGTCGACCGGCTGGGTGTCCTCGGTGCTCGGCGTGCACCCGTGGCAGCTCGCGCTGTTCCCCCTTGCGGCGCAGGAGGAGGTGTGGGGCGCCGATTCCGACACCCTGATCTCCTCGTCGTACGCGCCGACGGGCCTGCTCACCCCGGTCGAGGGCGGCTACGAGGTGAGCGGGCGGTGGAGCTTCTCCTCCGGCTGTGACCACGCGCAGTGGGCGTTCCTCGGCGCGCTCGCCCCCGACGAGAACGGCAAGCCGAGCGATTACCTGACGATCCTGGTGCCGCGCGCGGACTACGTCATCGACGACGTCTGGCACGTGGTCGGCCTGTCCGGCACCGGAAGCAACGACATCGTCATCGATAAGGCGTTCGTGCCGCACCACCGCGCCTACAGCGCCACCGAGCAGTCGCAGCTGCGCGGACCCGGCCAGGAGGCGAATCCCGCCGCGCTGTACAAGATTCCGTTCGCGGGCGTCTTCTCCAACACCATCACCGCGCCCATCATCGGCGCCGCCCAGGGCGCCTATGAGGCGCACATCGAGCGGATGCGCGAACGGGTGCGGCTGTCCTACGGCGGCCAGAAGGTGGCCGAGGACGGCTTCGCCCACGTCCGGGTCGCCCGCGCGGCCTCCGAGATCGACGCCGCGATCCTCCAGATGGAGCGCAACATCGCCGAGCAGCTGCGCTACGCCGAAGCGGGCGAACCGATTCCGGACGAGGTGCGCCTGCGCACCCGCCGCGACCAGGTGCGCGGCACCGAGCGGGCGATCCAGGCGATCGAGCTGCTCTTCGACAACTCCGGCGGGCATTCGATCCGCAAGCCGAACCCCATCGAACGGCATTGGCGCGACGCGCACGCGGGCAGCGTGCACGTGATCAACGACGTGGAGCGCGCGCTGGCCATGTTCGGCCGCGGCGAATTCGGCCTGACCGTCGAAGATCGGATGGTGTGACGGTGACGCTCACGGCGGCGGACACCACCCGCTGGGTGGATGTCGACGGGCTGAAACTTCGCTACCACGAGGCGGGCTCGGGTCCGCCGCTGGTGCTGCTGCACGGCTCGGGTCCCGGTGTATCGGGCTGGGCCAACTTCGGCGGCAACCTCGCGACGCTCTCCGAGCACTTCCGCTGCTTGATCCTCGACCAGCCGGGCTTCGGCGCCAGCGCGCGCCCGGACGTGTACGACCGCAACTACCTTCGCATCTCGGCCGACGCGGTGCTCGGCCTGCTCGACGCCTTGGAGTTGCCGAGCGCGCATGTGCTCGGCAACTCGATGGGCGGTGCGGTGGCCACCCTCTTCGCACTCGAGCACCCGACACGGGTCGACCGGCTGGTACTGATGGCGCCGGGCGGGGTCGGCGTCAACGTGCTGGGTCCCGAACCGTCCGAAGGCATCCGGCGGCTGCTCGACTTCACCGCCGACCCGACGCGGGAGCGGGTGCTGTCCTGGTTGCGCACCATGGTCTTCGACGAGCGGATCCTCACCGACGAGCTCGTGGACGCGCGCCTGGCCGCCGCGGCGGAACCCGCGGCCATCGCCGCCATCCGCGACGCGTACGCGACGTTCGCCGATCCCGCACTGGCCGAACGGGTTCCGCTCTGGGCGCGACTGCGTGGCCTGCGCAACGAGGTGCTGATGCTGTGGGGCCGCGACGATCGGGTGACCCCGGTCGAGGGCGCGCTGCTGCCCTCGCGGCAGCTGCCGAACGTCGATCTGCGGCTGTTCGGGCGCTGCGGACACTGGGTGCAGATCGAACGCAAGGCGGCCTTCGAACGCGCCGTCACCGATTTCCTCCAGCACGGTCTGTAGCCGGACGGTGCGGGCGCGCCCACGGCCCGCCCGCACCGAAAATCGAAGATCGAGGAGTACGCCGCCACAACGGCCACGCCGATCTGCTGCGCGAACGCATCGACGGCCGGACCGGCGACTGAGAACGCAAAACGTTTCGGCGCTCGAGGTTTCAGGGCAGATGCTCGGCGACCCACCCGGCGATCTGTGTCCGTGACTCGAATCCGAGTTTGGTCATGATGTGGTCGACGTGGCTTTCCGCCGTGCGGACCGAGATCACCAATTCGGCCGCGATGCGCTTGTTGCTGTATCCGGCGGCGACCAGCTTGGCGACGTCCTTCTCCCGGCGGGTGAGCACGTCGGCCGCGGCGGGCTTCGGCGCCCGTTCGACGACGAGGGGCGCCGTGCCCAGCGCGTAGCGCACCGCCTCGTCGGTGCCGAGCGCGGCGCCGCTGTCGAACGCGGCGCGAAACTCCCTGTCCCCCATGCCCCGATGCAGCTGCTCGCGCACCTTGTCGCCGACCACCTCGGTCATGGCGTGCGCGAGTCGCTGTGTGCTGCCGCGCCGCACCGTGGACGCCGCGCCCATCAGCCGCGCAGCCCGCACCTGGTCGCCCTCAGCGGCCGACACCCAGGCCAGTCCGTCGAAACCCGAAGCGGTCCAGACACATCGGTCGAACAGCCGGAACTGCTCGACCGCGCGCCGCAGGTCGCCCGCGGCGCGCTCCTGCTCGCCGCGGCGCCAATGATTCGTGCCCACCGCCCAATACGCGAGCCCGCCCAGCAGATGCGAACCGTGTTCGGCGGTCTTGGCCAGGAAGCGTTCGGCGATGTCGTCGGCGCGCTCGTCCTCGAGCACCAGCGCGCACACGTAGGCGAAAGCGAAGCTTTCCATCTCCGTGCCGTGGTGGCCGACCTCCTTGGCGCGCTGGGCCGCGGTGAGCGCGATCTCCAGCGCGCGGTGCGGATCGTTCTCGCTGAAGGTGAGCAGCGCCGAGAGCAACGTCGCCTCGACGAGGACCTCGGCGGCGTCGAGTTCGGCGGCCAGCTCGACGCATTCGCGGGCGTAACGCGTGGCCTCGGCGTTGTCCGACAGCATGGCCGCGATCACCGACGCGGCCGCCAGCGCGCGGGCCCGATCGACCGTGTGCGCCTTGTCCTTTCCGATAGCCTCCACCAGCCAGCGGTAACCCTCCAGCAGGAACCGGTAGTGCTCCCAGAACGGACGCAGTTCGGTCGCGATCTCCAGCGCACGGTGCGCGCCGTCCGGATCCGACAGCGAGAATTGAAGTGCCGCACGCAAATTCGCGTGCTCCCTGGTGACGTCACGGAACCAGGCGACGTCCTCGCCGCCCCAGTAGGCGGTGCGGCCGCGGCGAGCGATGCGGTGGTAGTGGTCGCGGTGGCGGATGCGCACGGCCCGTTCGTCTCCGGCGGCCGCCAGCTTGGTCAGCGCGAACTGCCGCAGCGGTTCGAGCATGGTGTAGCGGCCGCTGCCGTCGCTGTCGTGCCGGTGCCCGAGCACCGACTTCTCGACCAGTCCGGTCAGCGCGTCGACCAACACGCCGGGCGGATCGACCACGCACACCGCCTCGGCCGCGTCCAGGTCGAAACCGCCCGCGAACACCGCGAGCTGCTCCCACAGCCGCTGCTCGTCGGGCGTGCACAGGTCGTAGCTCCAGCTGATCGCGGCTTCGAGGGTCTGCTGGCGGCGCGGCGCGGTGCGCAGGCCCGTGGTCAGCAGCCGCATGGCGTCGTCGAGGCGGGCCAGCACCTGGTCCGGCGTGAACATCCGCAGCCGCAGCGCCGCCAGCTCCAGCGCCAGCGGAATGCCCTCCAAGCGGCGGCAGATCGCCGCGAGTACAGGGAGATTCGCCGCGGTGACCCGGAATTCGGGATTGGCCGCCGCCGCGCGGTCGATGAGCAGGCGCAGCGCTTCGCTGTCGCCCGCGGCGATCTCCCCGGTCAGCTCGTCGGCCGCCGGGACGGGCAGCGGCGAGACCGGCATGACCTGCTCGCCGTCCACGCCGAGCGGCTCCCGGCTCGTCGCCAGGATCCGCACCCCGGTGGTGGCCGGGATCAGCCTGCTCACCAGCGCCGCGCAGGCGTCGATCAGGTGTTCGCAGTTGTCCAGGATGAGCAGCAGGTTCTTGTCGGCGAGGAACTCGGTGAGCCCCGCCAGCGGCGCGCTGGTGTCGTCGCGCAGGCCGAGCGCCTGCGCGACGCTCAACGCCACCAGATCCCCCTCCTGGACGTGCGCGACCTCGACCAGCCACACGCCGTCGGGAAACGCCCGCCGCACCGACTCCCCCACCCGGCGCGACAGCCGGGTCTTGCCGACGCCGCCGGGGCCGGTCAGGGTGAGCACCCGCGTGGTGGACAGCAGTCGCTTCGCCGCGGCGAGTTCATCACCGCGTCCGACGAAGCTCGTCACCTCCGCGGGGAGGTTTCCTGTCACGTGCCGCACCACGCCGAATACCTTCGCACGTATGGCCGACACGGCGGGCGTTTTGCCGCTATTCAGCGGGACGATACCGCCCGGTTCGCCGCACGGACCACCGCCGCGAGCGAGGCGCCGAGCACCGAGTCGGCGCGGCCGCAGCTCCAATCGGTCCGCTCGCCCACGCGATATTCCAGATAGGTGATCGCGCTGCTGTCGCTGCCCGTGCCGATCGAATGCTGGGTCAGGCCGAGCACCCGCACCGGCAGCCCCGCCGCGGCGAGCGCCTCGGTGAGCGCTTCGACCGGCCCGACGTCGCGGTGCTGGGTGGTCGACGTCGCGCCGTCGACGGTGAGCGTGATGTCCGTGCTCCCGGCGCCCGCGCGCCATTCCTTCAGCACCACCGGCGCGGGTTCCTGGTCGTCCAGATACGCGGCGGTGAACAGCTCGTGCAGCTCGGCCGCGGTGATCTCCAGGCCGGTGTCGTCGGCGTGCGCCTGGACGCGGCGGGCGAACTCGATCTGCAACCGCCGCGGCAGGTCCAGGCCGTACTCGGTGTGCAGCAGGTAGGCGATGCCGCCCTTGCCGGATTGCGAGTTGACCCGCACGACGGCGTCGTAGGAACGGCCGAGGTCGGCCGGGTCGATCGGCAGATACGGTACCCGCCACTCGATCTCACGCTCCGGCCGTCCGGTCGCCGTGGCGCGGGCGCGGTGTTCGGCCATGCCCTTCTTGATCGCGTCCTGGTGGGTTCCGGAGAACGCCGTGTGCACCAGCGCGCCGACGTACGGGTGCCGTTCGTGGATGGGCATGCGGGTGCAGTACTCGACCGTGCGGGCGATCTCGTCCACGTCGGAGAAGTCGATCATCGGATCGACGCCTTGCGCGTGGAGGTTCAACGCCAGCGTGGCCAGGTCGACATTGCCGGTCCGCTCGCCGTTGCCGAAGACGCAGCCCTCCACCCGCTGCGCACCGGCCAGCACCGCCAGTTCCGCGCAGGCGACGCCGGTGCCGCGGTCGTTGTGCGGGTGCACCGAGAGGATCACGCTGTCGCGGCGGGCCAGGTTGCGGTGCATGTACTCGATCTGGTCGGCGTACACGTTCGGCGTGGCCACCTCCACGGTCGCGGGCAGGTTCAGCACCACGGGTCGTTGCGGGGTCGCGTCCCACAAAGTGGTCATCCGGTCGCACATGTCGAGCACGAAATCGGGTTCGGTCAGATTGAACACCTCCGGCGAGAACTCGAACCGCACCGAGGGCAGATCACCGGCGAACTCGAGCACATCGCGTCCGCCGGCCAGGATCAGCTCGCGCAGCGCGTCGCGGTCCTTGCCGAGGACCACCTCCCGCCACGTCGGCGCGGTGGCCGTGTACATGTGCACGACGACCTCGTTGCGCAGGCCGCGCACCGATTCCACCGTGCGCTCGATGAGGTCGCGGCGGGCCGGGGTGAAGACGACGATCGTCACGTCCTCGGGCGCGAGATCGGTCTCGGCCAGCAGCCGGACGAAATCGAAATCGGTCTGCGAGGCCGAGGGGTAGCCGACCTCGATCTCCTTGTAGCCCATGGCGACGAGCAACTCGAAAAAACGCCGCTTGCGTTCGGGATCCATAGGCTCGGCGAGCGCCTGGTTGCCGTCGCGCAGATCCACCGGAACCCAGAGGGGCGCGGCGGTGATGCGCGCGTTCGGCCAATCACGTTGTGTCAGGGGAACTTCCACGCGGTCGTGGACCGGCCGGTAGCGGTGCGACGGCATCGTCGAACGCCGCTGCCTGTTCCAGTGCGGCGCACCGTCGGCGACGGGGCCCGCAGGGGTGTGGATGGTGGGGAAAACACGCGTTGTCATGGTCTGCTTTCCGGCCGAGGCGGCCTTCGCATACGAAGAGTGACCGGCCACGACGAAGCCCCACGGCGGGCGGCCGGTCGAATCAGGCCCCGCCGTGGCGGCTAAGCAGAAGCGTGCGCGTCATGATGGCTAGACTCTACACAACTCCTCAGACAAGTAGAGAGGTTCGGATGGTCTCGCAGGTCCGCCGCCACCCGCTCGCCGCGCAGGCTGCCGAGTTGCTGCTCGCCCGCGTCCGCGCGGGCGAATGGCCGCTCGGGCACCGGTTGCCCGGCGAGACGACCCTGGCCGCGCAGCTGGGCGTGGGCCGTTCCACGCTGCGCGAAGCCATCCGCGAGCTGGCGGGCAAGGGTGTGCTGGACAGCCGCCAGGGCGCGGGCGTGTTCGTCACCGCGCTGGACGTGACCGAGGAGTGGGACGTGGTGCTGCGCCGAGCCGCCATCGCGTCGGTGATCGAGGCCAGGATCGCCATCGAGGCCGAGGCCGCCGCGCTCGCCGCCGCCCGGCGCACACCCGCGGACCTGCGCGCGATCCGCCGCGCGCTGGCGGCACGTGAGGCGCGGGGCGAACCCGTCGACGAGCACGTCGACGCCGACATGGCGTTCCACCGCGCCGTCATCCTCGCCGCGCACAACGACGTGCTGACCCAGCTCTTCGACACCTTCCTGCCGCGCCTGCGCCAGGCCATGATCGACATGCTCAGGATCCGCCCCGTCCCCTCCGAACCGGAGGACCACGAGGCGCACATCCGGCTGGCCGACGCCATCGCGCACCGAAACCCCACCGCCGCTGCCGAATTCAGCCGCGCCCATCTCACCGCGCTGAAGGCGGCGTTCTCGTGATCGATCCGAGGGAGGAAACACCCGTGACCGCGCCCGTGCTCCAGCTGACCGACGTGACCTTCCGCCGCGAGGGCAAGCAGATCATCGACGGCATCTCGCTCACCGTGCGCGCGGGCGAACACTGGGCGCTGCTCGGCCCCAACGGCGCGGGCAAGAGCACGCTGCTCGGCTTCTGCGGCGCCGTCACCTTCCCGACCTCCGGCACCGTGCGCATCTTCGGCGAACGGATGGGGCGGGTCGAACTGGCCGCGCTGCGCCACGCGATCGGCCACGTCAACCCGCGGCATCCGCTGCGCTACCCGCTCAGCATCCGTGCGGTCGTGCTCACCGGCCTCACCGCGACCATCGACACCCCGATGCGCTGGACGCCCACCGCCGAGCAGGTCCGCAGGGCCGACGCCATGATCGAGTCGGTCGGACTGAAAGGCAAGGGCGACAACACCTGGCCGACCCTGTCGCAAGGCGAACGTGGGCGCGCGCTCATCGCCCGCGCGCTCATCGCCGAACCCCGGCTGTTGCTTTTCGACGAGCCGACCACCGGTCTCGACGTGGCCGCGCGTGAACAACTGCTCGAGACGATCGACCACCTCGACCGCACCCATCCGGAAGTCGCCTCGGTCCTGGTCACCCATCACCTCGAGGAGCTGCCGACCAGCACGACCCACGCCCTGCTCATCGCCGAGGGGCGCACCGTCGCCGCGGGCCCCGCCCGGGAGACCCTGACCACCGGCAACGTGTCCGCGGCGTTCGACCACCCCGTCGAGGTCGCCTACGACCGCGGGCGCTGGACCGCGCGGGCGAAGGTCGATCCGTTGCGTACCTTCGCCCCGTGACGGCGGGGGGCTCAGTCGCCGTCACGGTGCGCGGTGTCGAGCCGCGCTTCGGCCTCGGCCAGCTCGCGCAGCGTGAGCAGTTGCTTGCGCGTCATGAAGACGTCGCCCAAGGCGAGCAGCCGGGCGACGATCCGCGGTGTGCCGAAACGCGCACGGACCACGAGCCGAGTGCCCGCACCCTCCGGACGCACGGCGTAGGTGACGGCGATCCGTCCGGAAACGAGTGTGATGTGGCGTCCCAGGACGAACGAGTCGAGCCGGAAGACCGACATGAAGTCCTGGCCGACCTCGAGTTCGGTCAGGTGCGGGTCGCGTTCGCGCGGACTGCGGCGACCCCAGTTGTCCAGCAGGTCGTAACTGTATGGCGCGACTCGCAATTGGCACAGCCAGCTGTACACAACCGTCGGCGGCGCGGCGATGCTGATGGCGCGATCCGCTTGCAGCGCGGTGGGTTCCAGCTCGTCACAGGGCAGTGGGTCGTCGCGTTCGGCTTCTGTTGCGCCCCAGAGCGTTCCGCTGATCATGCCGCGGCCGCGATTCGGCCGAGCATGCGCCGCACCAGGAACGCGTGGCCGCCGCTGCCGACCACCAGCGCGCGATAGATCTTGCCGTGCAGACCGGGAAAATCTCCCCTGCTCGTCGCCCGGACCTTGGTTCGGTTCCGTCCCTCGTCCTCGAGTTCGAAGACCAGCTCGTAGCGGGAGAACCAGTGCTGACCGCTCATCGCGAAGCGGGCCGGTTCCTCGGCGGCGTCCAGCACGAATCCGGAGGGCACCGAAGCGGGGTCGTGCGGATCCGTGCACATGACTTTCAGCAGCGCTTTCCAGGTCCGGTCGCGATTCGCGTCGACATCTCTGGCATGCTGGTCGATATAGGACAATCGCTCCATATAGAAGGAACGTACTAGTAGATGGCGCCACCTCGCAAGCACGACACCGATGTGATCCTCGACGCAGCACGCGCTCTCGTGCTCGCCGACGGCCCCCGCGCGGCGAGCGTGGCGGCCATCGCCAAAGCCAGCGGCGCGCCGGTCGGCACGCTGTATCACCGCTTCGGCAACCGCAACGGCGTGCTCAGCGCGGTCTGGTTCCGCTCGCTGGACCGCTTTCAGCAGCGAACCCTGGCGGCCGCGAACCACGACGACGCCGTCGAGGCGGGTGTCGCCATGGCCGGTGCGGCCATCCGGTTCGGTCGTGAGCTGCCCGAGGACGCCCGGCTGCTGCTCGAGCTGCGCCCGCGCGACCTGCTCGACGGCGGCCCGGACAACGAGTTCCACGCCCGGCTCGAGGCCATGAACGTCCGGTTGATCGAGCAGCTGCGCCGTATCACCCGCGAGTTGCTCGGTGCGGACGGCCATCGGGAGATCGACGCGGTCAGCCGCGCGATCGTCGATCTGCCCTATGCCGCGCTGCGCAGGCACGCGCACGCCCCCGCGCTGCCGGACTGGCTGGACGACGACCTGACCGCGGCCGCCCGCACCCTGCTCGAGTCGTATCGCCGCTGACCGGCGGTTCGCTCAGTTCCCCGCGACCAGCGCCGGGGTGAGTTCGTCGAGCCCGTCGATGACCTGATCGGCCAGCGCCCGCGCGTCGGGGTCGAGGGGATACTCCGGTCGCGGCGCCGCGATCACCCGCATGCCAGCGGCGTGCGCGGCGCGCAGCCCGTTGCTCGAATCCTCCACGGCCGCACAGTCGGTCGACTTCTTGCGCAGGAAGCCCGCGACCGCCACGTACACGTCCGGCGCGGGTTTGCCGCGGTCGACCTCCTCGGTGGAGAACGTCACGTCGAAGAACTCGATCAGCCCGGTTCGCCCGAGCACGGTGTCGATCAGCGTTCTCGGCGAGGAGCTGGCGACCCCGAGTGGCCAGTTCTCGCTCATCCGCTGCACCGCGGCGACCGCTCCGGGGAGCAGCGGCACGCTCCGGTCGTAGTGCGCGGCCATCCGCTCGATGACGTCGTCGGCCACGCGTTCGGGCGGCTCGCCGACTCCGAGTTCGCCGCTGAGGTACTCCGACCACTCCCCCGTGCTCATGCCCATCAGTCGCTTCTGCGTGTCCGGTAGCCAGCGGCCCCCCTTCTCGGCGACGTACTCGCGCCGCACCCGCTCCCAGACCGGCTCGGAATCGATCAGCACGCCGTCCATGTCGAACACGACTGCCGTAATACGCATCGGTGCAACGCCTTTCGCCGTTCGCGAGGGCACGGCCGCCGGGCGGTCGGGGGCCCGCCGTGCCGAGCTCGCGTGGTGTATTCGGTGACCTGATGGGTGATCGGCTACCCAGCGTAGGGGCAGCGGATTCCGGTCGCGGCCGGGGGCCGCCGGAACCGGACCGCCCGCGCGGCCGCCCCCGGCGCGGGAGCATCCGACGGGCAACCGATAACTTGTTGTCATGAACGAACAGCGGGCCGGCGACGCGGTGCCGAGCGAC from Nocardia bhagyanarayanae includes these protein-coding regions:
- a CDS encoding LuxR C-terminal-related transcriptional regulator, with translation MTGNLPAEVTSFVGRGDELAAAKRLLSTTRVLTLTGPGGVGKTRLSRRVGESVRRAFPDGVWLVEVAHVQEGDLVALSVAQALGLRDDTSAPLAGLTEFLADKNLLLILDNCEHLIDACAALVSRLIPATTGVRILATSREPLGVDGEQVMPVSPLPVPAADELTGEIAAGDSEALRLLIDRAAAANPEFRVTAANLPVLAAICRRLEGIPLALELAALRLRMFTPDQVLARLDDAMRLLTTGLRTAPRRQQTLEAAISWSYDLCTPDEQRLWEQLAVFAGGFDLDAAEAVCVVDPPGVLVDALTGLVEKSVLGHRHDSDGSGRYTMLEPLRQFALTKLAAAGDERAVRIRHRDHYHRIARRGRTAYWGGEDVAWFRDVTREHANLRAALQFSLSDPDGAHRALEIATELRPFWEHYRFLLEGYRWLVEAIGKDKAHTVDRARALAAASVIAAMLSDNAEATRYARECVELAAELDAAEVLVEATLLSALLTFSENDPHRALEIALTAAQRAKEVGHHGTEMESFAFAYVCALVLEDERADDIAERFLAKTAEHGSHLLGGLAYWAVGTNHWRRGEQERAAGDLRRAVEQFRLFDRCVWTASGFDGLAWVSAAEGDQVRAARLMGAASTVRRGSTQRLAHAMTEVVGDKVREQLHRGMGDREFRAAFDSGAALGTDEAVRYALGTAPLVVERAPKPAAADVLTRREKDVAKLVAAGYSNKRIAAELVISVRTAESHVDHIMTKLGFESRTQIAGWVAEHLP
- a CDS encoding 2-isopropylmalate synthase; this encodes MPSHRYRPVHDRVEVPLTQRDWPNARITAAPLWVPVDLRDGNQALAEPMDPERKRRFFELLVAMGYKEIEVGYPSASQTDFDFVRLLAETDLAPEDVTIVVFTPARRDLIERTVESVRGLRNEVVVHMYTATAPTWREVVLGKDRDALRELILAGGRDVLEFAGDLPSVRFEFSPEVFNLTEPDFVLDMCDRMTTLWDATPQRPVVLNLPATVEVATPNVYADQIEYMHRNLARRDSVILSVHPHNDRGTGVACAELAVLAGAQRVEGCVFGNGERTGNVDLATLALNLHAQGVDPMIDFSDVDEIARTVEYCTRMPIHERHPYVGALVHTAFSGTHQDAIKKGMAEHRARATATGRPEREIEWRVPYLPIDPADLGRSYDAVVRVNSQSGKGGIAYLLHTEYGLDLPRRLQIEFARRVQAHADDTGLEITAAELHELFTAAYLDDQEPAPVVLKEWRAGAGSTDITLTVDGATSTTQHRDVGPVEALTEALAAAGLPVRVLGLTQHSIGTGSDSSAITYLEYRVGERTDWSCGRADSVLGASLAAVVRAANRAVSSR
- a CDS encoding FadR/GntR family transcriptional regulator; protein product: MVSQVRRHPLAAQAAELLLARVRAGEWPLGHRLPGETTLAAQLGVGRSTLREAIRELAGKGVLDSRQGAGVFVTALDVTEEWDVVLRRAAIASVIEARIAIEAEAAALAAARRTPADLRAIRRALAAREARGEPVDEHVDADMAFHRAVILAAHNDVLTQLFDTFLPRLRQAMIDMLRIRPVPSEPEDHEAHIRLADAIAHRNPTAAAEFSRAHLTALKAAFS
- a CDS encoding ABC transporter ATP-binding protein, producing MTAPVLQLTDVTFRREGKQIIDGISLTVRAGEHWALLGPNGAGKSTLLGFCGAVTFPTSGTVRIFGERMGRVELAALRHAIGHVNPRHPLRYPLSIRAVVLTGLTATIDTPMRWTPTAEQVRRADAMIESVGLKGKGDNTWPTLSQGERGRALIARALIAEPRLLLFDEPTTGLDVAAREQLLETIDHLDRTHPEVASVLVTHHLEELPTSTTHALLIAEGRTVAAGPARETLTTGNVSAAFDHPVEVAYDRGRWTARAKVDPLRTFAP
- a CDS encoding TetR/AcrR family transcriptional regulator — protein: MAPPRKHDTDVILDAARALVLADGPRAASVAAIAKASGAPVGTLYHRFGNRNGVLSAVWFRSLDRFQQRTLAAANHDDAVEAGVAMAGAAIRFGRELPEDARLLLELRPRDLLDGGPDNEFHARLEAMNVRLIEQLRRITRELLGADGHREIDAVSRAIVDLPYAALRRHAHAPALPDWLDDDLTAAARTLLESYRR